A genomic segment from Pirellulales bacterium encodes:
- a CDS encoding phytanoyl-CoA dioxygenase family protein gives MTNDLMTNDQTSTATADLSLRHELVSDLIRWPRTAAEWREYRLTDEQVAQYHRDGYVSRVRLLDDEQVGRLRDELYELADPNHPANHLFYEFHSNESADQSRVLFHALGAWRIAPGFHDILWNPAFTVPASQLLDGAVRFWHDQLFCKPARHGGVVAWHQDYSYWTRTQPMAHLTCWIALDDATPDNGCLQYVPGSHRWDLLPVTGLAGDMDAIQSVLSDEQRAAFKPVAIELKRGEASFHHPLMVHGSYENRTDGPRRAAVINVFRDGVRSASNDPMLEGVPPVPAGQRMEGTFFPLLYEP, from the coding sequence ATGACGAACGACTTAATGACGAACGACCAGACCTCTACTGCGACCGCCGACTTGAGCCTGCGCCACGAGCTCGTCAGCGATCTGATTCGTTGGCCGAGGACCGCGGCCGAGTGGCGGGAATACCGGCTGACGGACGAACAAGTCGCTCAATACCATCGCGACGGTTATGTCTCGCGCGTGAGGTTACTCGACGACGAACAAGTCGGCCGTCTGCGCGACGAGCTGTATGAGCTGGCCGACCCGAACCACCCGGCGAACCACCTGTTCTACGAGTTTCATTCCAACGAATCGGCCGATCAGAGCCGCGTGCTGTTTCACGCCTTGGGCGCCTGGCGAATCGCCCCTGGCTTCCACGACATTCTCTGGAACCCGGCCTTTACCGTACCCGCCTCGCAGCTTCTGGACGGTGCGGTGCGGTTCTGGCACGACCAGTTGTTTTGCAAACCGGCCCGGCATGGCGGCGTGGTGGCCTGGCACCAGGACTATTCGTACTGGACGCGCACCCAGCCGATGGCCCACCTTACCTGCTGGATCGCTCTCGACGACGCCACGCCCGACAATGGTTGTCTGCAATACGTGCCGGGCAGCCATCGCTGGGACTTGCTTCCTGTCACGGGCCTCGCCGGCGACATGGACGCCATCCAAAGCGTGCTTAGCGACGAGCAGCGGGCGGCGTTCAAGCCCGTGGCCATCGAGCTGAAGCGTGGAGAAGCGTCGTTCCATCATCCGCTGATGGTCCACGGCTCGTACGAGAACCGCACCGACGGGCCGCGCCGGGCGGCCGTGATCAACGTTTTTCGCGACGGAGTGCGTTCCGCGTCGAACGACCCGATGCTCGAAGGCGTGCCTCCCGTGCCCGCCGGCCAACGAATGGAGGGAACCTTTTTTCCGCTGTTGTATGAACCCTGA